One Malania oleifera isolate guangnan ecotype guangnan chromosome 10, ASM2987363v1, whole genome shotgun sequence genomic region harbors:
- the LOC131166700 gene encoding uncharacterized protein LOC131166700 — MDPIHPRGFTHIYGQSSKPPQVILEIPPLSAATFIPMVPISGVEMSPLMTADVGAGKTVAEYHNDVLKEQLRAIEGTYVSNYINPVDLCLVPKVVLPPKFKVPEFEKLDRTQYPQTHLRLYCQAMAAYFDNEKLTMHYFRSSLTGTMAKWYIHQDRTQICTWGDLATAFVVQYRHIMDMASNQMALLEMRKKSTETFKEYAYRWQDLAVQVDPSVGDQEVISLFVSTLKDPY, encoded by the coding sequence ATGGATCCCATCCATCCTCGAGGATTCACACATATTTATGGGCAATCATCTAAACCACCACAAGTTATCCTAGAGATCCCACCGCTGAGTGCAGCCACCTTTATCCCAATGGTGCCAATATCAGGAGTTGAGATGTCTCCGTTAATGACGGCAGATGTGGGTGCAGGCAAGACCGTAGCAGAATACCACAATGACGTACTCAAGGAGCAGTTAAGAGCTATAGAAGGGACCTATGTGTCCAACTATATCAACCCTGTGGATCTATGCTTGGTGCCCAAGGTGGTCCTTCCACCTAAGTTCAAGGTGCCCGAATTTGAAAAGTTGGACAGGACCCAATATCCTCAGACCCACTTGCGGCTGTACTGCCAGGCAATGGCCGCATACTTTGACAATGAAAAGTTAACGATGCACTATTTTAGGAGCAGTTTAACTGGAACGATGGCCAAGTGGTATATCCATCAAGATAGAACACAGATCTGCACATGGGGAGATTTGGCTACTGCTTTTGTAGTTCAGTACCGACACATCATGGACATGGCGTCAAATCAGATGGCCCTATTGGAAATGAGGAAGAAGTCTACTGAGACCTTTAAAGAATATGCCTACAGATGGCAAGACTTGGCAGTCCAAGTTGACCCCTCGGTAGGTGACCAAGAAGTTATTTCCCTGTTTGTTAGTACACTGAAAGACCCCTACTGA